A section of the Engraulis encrasicolus isolate BLACKSEA-1 chromosome 8, IST_EnEncr_1.0, whole genome shotgun sequence genome encodes:
- the LOC134453712 gene encoding uncharacterized protein LOC134453712: MPENRVSRTPARFRHTAEPEIPAHSTPSVCWKREFYEAVDLVSGELKRRFNEDTLRLAVERERAVTVAAQGGGVQLEGLQLPKSVDSARLDLQMKMLSSVTALHPCNSVRDVAERLRNLHPQTRSLFTEVEKLVQLCLCLPISVASSERSFSTLRRLKTWLRSTMTQQRLTHLALMNVHKDILHNIDIQALMRDFISVTAERQSVFGVL, translated from the coding sequence ATGCCAGAAAACAGAGTAAGCAGAACCCCAGCACGTTTCAGGCACACAGCAGAGCCAGAAATACCAGCACACAGTACGCCATCGGTTTGTTGGAAACGTGAGTTTTACGAGGCTGTCGATTTGGTGTCGGGGGAGCTGAAGAGGCGCTTCAACGAAGACACTTTGAGACTTgcggtggagagagaaagggctgTTACTGTTGCGGCTCAGGGAGGAGGAGTTCAGTTGGAGGGCCTTCAGCTACCCAAAAGTGTGGACAGTGCGCGCCTGGACCTACAGATGAAGATGCTGAGCAGTGTGACAGCACTGCATCCGTGCAACTCTGTCAGAGATGTAGCTGAACGTCTGCGCAATCTCCATCCGCAGACACGATCGTTGTTCACAGAGGTGGAGAAGCTCGTGCAATTGTGCTTATGTCTGCCCATATCAGTGGCCTCCTCTGAGCGCTCGTTCTCAACTCTGCGGAGGCTGAAGACCTGGTTACGATCCACCATGACGCAACAGAGACTGACGCATCTGGCACTGATGAATGTGCATAAAGACATACTACACAACATTGACATCCAAGCCCTTATGAGGGACTTCATATCTGTAACAGCAGAGCGTCAGTCCGTTTTTGGAGTGCTGTAG
- the LOC134453904 gene encoding odorant receptor 131-2-like: MVENASQIRLNITNQPILLVHRLLSARVLFVQVLVAIFLYVNSLMIVTFLKKEAFRTDTRYILFAQTLVLDSLLMVLTDFALAVSYIQYPMPLILCLVYCMVMIWCKTGTPLTLVAMCLERYVAICMPLRHADISTARRRLVGLVVIWLISAVPAFVLLFLYLARLSLFTKDTITVCSIDNVVVEKYNVHLAVLKFYFVCMSITIIFTYYKIVKAAKAVASNSKKSTSKGQKTVILHAMQLLLCLIHFLGPFIESAVMKVSFRMFIDLRYFNFVVFLIAPRCLSPLVYGLRDEKFSSVLKYYAMCGLNNRAHRRVHLTSKKA, encoded by the coding sequence ATGGTTGAAAACGCTTCTCAGATAAGACTCAACATCACTAACCAGCCAATATTACTGGTCCATAGACTTCTAAGTGCGAGGGTGTTATTTGTGCAGGTGCTGGTGGCCATTTTCCTCTATGTGAATTCGCTCATGATCGTCACTTTCCTGAAGAAAGAGGCCTTCAGGACGGATACGCGCTACATCCTCTTCGCCCAGACTCTAGTCTTGGACTCACTGCTCATGGTTTTAACGGACTTTGCTTTAGCTGTGAGCTATATTCAGTACCCCATGCCATTGATTCTGTGTTTAGTTTACTGCATGGTAATGATATGGTGTAAAACAGGGACCCCGTTGACTCTCGTAGCCATGTGTCTGGAGCGCTACGTGGCCATCTGCATGCCCCTGAGGCACGCAGACATCTCCACAGCCAGGAGGCGTTTGGTGGGACTGGTGGTCATCTGGTTGATAAGTGCTGTGCCTGCATTTGTTCTGCTGTTCCTGTACCTTGCCAGACTGTCATTATTCACAAAGGACACGATCACCGTGTGCAGTATAGACAACGTCGTAGTAGAGAAGTACAATGTGCATTTAGCTGTCTTAAAGTTCTATTTCGTGTGTATGTCCATCACCATCATTTTCACGTATTACAAAATCGTAAAAGCCGCCAAAGCCGTGGCTTCAAACAGTAAGAAGTCAACTTCAAAAGGACAGAAAACTGTGATTCTCCATGCCATGCAGTTGCTGTTGTGTTTGATTCATTTTCTTGGCCCCTTTATTGAATCTGCCGTAATGAAGGTCAGTTTTAGGATGTTTATTGATCTCAGGTATTTCAATTTTGTAGTTTTTCTCATTGCTCCTCGGTGTCTTAGTCCACTTGTGTACGGTTTAAGGGATGAGAAATTTTCCTCCGTTTTAAAATATTATGCAATGTGTGGATTAAATAACAGAGCTCATAGGAGGGTCCATCTGACTTCCAAAAAGGCTTAG